One window from the genome of Paramisgurnus dabryanus chromosome 20, PD_genome_1.1, whole genome shotgun sequence encodes:
- the usp54a gene encoding inactive ubiquitin carboxyl-terminal hydrolase 54a isoform X3 — MSWKRNYFASGSSGLQGIFTPRTMTSIAPSKGLINEPGQNSCFLNSALQVLWHLDIFRRSFRQLTTHKCMEDSCIFCALKSIFAQFQYSSEKVLPSDALRCALAKTFQDEQRFQLGIMDDAAECFENILMRIHFHISDETKEDICTAKHCIPHQKFAMTLFEQCVCSNCGASSDPLPFIQMVHYISTTSLCNQAVRMLECREKPTPDMFGELLRNASTVGDLRNCPGNCGEKLRIRRVLMNSPEIITIGLVWDSDHSDLAEDVIHSLGTVLRLGDLFYRVTEEKAKQAELYLVGVVCYYGKHYSTFFFQTKNRKWIYFDDAHVKEIGPKWKDVVSRCIKGHYQPLLLLYADPRGTPVSAQDLASRLDLHHYTKAYYDSEDSGREPSISSDTRTDSSTDSYSYKPSHSHHESMASHFSSDSQGTVICNPDNDSASHSSLETTGPSSDNDPVQRHTLRKDGLLDRKGGILDRKRSASRPRKFEGRSDLRSRSSKTDEVLSAGYHSEGETLKEQQVPRSLPKPSSSRLRDFKETMSNIIHNRPLSASSSSSVGPPDSTAKPRDWEADSTSSESKSSSSGGRYRPPWKPRRETLNIDSIFSRERRKQHGYTPLGALLSEDSDPQGELSDSVEQTTFRSLPGPLRRASEQPPRLIQRMESGYESSERNSNSPVSLDMPVSEGTSNGTHSLRDAGLKKPPADVNPSWKTVTKSKSSSSLLQDVKASVKGSSHMSLAAGGGRSELDELQEEVARRAREQEMQRLKEKEKEAAMGFNPRPSKFMDLDELQSQAKLRHTLHESSANTQGRMQKCMRRARGVQQRLQQKQLEEEKMQKQPLSDQPVPVPVLLTNVKEDNEKDISEDTLRPQSPLHMKSQSTITPVTEAPSNPDATHNIDPHLQGSVGNLTPLAVTENGQHLHTRGPMTLSNSHLQTSSKPSSATKPVIAVNGFEGHVQPSSQPNNTPCSPSQFSSQRPPMSQTLSAHHTTIVTDNSNSEDRQENSLQKALSQTYRPQSHVADACQKSNSRNWSCRSLERPGRHPTAAESSVHSPVDLRSPSSPCTPSLSSALEQRPTAPMPVERWAENVNRYYNSQNSAHSGRGSPCEELSELDSLYQASLKASSVPRAPRGPSPQLANRSGPAAFRKHTAGLSATIGRSKTPTAEIERSAYRTPAYSSKPVQKNVSAAVYGARSREDESSYSAENLRRIARSLSGTVIGGRADSVAPSRSFDPPVSRIPKHVNMQPPAHRSSTSLHVLPPPSHNPPMFANDQYLHPSHRHPPAPSSHLHQQTMRPSRGPSGDCHKANKFLAVLDGGEALPYESYHNVALSYGTLPRALRRSTSSGPLEPSAGQGSRSYTDTAYATLSRSHRTAPPSRTVDGVYRQPHQQSSRAPSNTPHFAPVPQHFSHHHSHLSFEPSAQPVRLDVPPEKDWMAGDRRIASRDTRVIHRPAEPRGGASRGPPSYLCSLCKRNPAEPSRSYCQSCRAHVNHYKMTR; from the exons ATGTCATGGAAAAGAAACTACTTTGCATCTGGCAGCAGTGGGTTACAAGGGATATTTACCCCACGCACCATGACATCAATCGCCCCCAGCAAAGGACTCATCAACGAGCCGGGACAGAACAGCTGCTTTCTGAACAGCGCTCTACAG GTTCTCTGGCATCTGGATATCTTCCGCAGAAGTTTCCGGCAACTCACAACGCACAAGTGCATGGAGGACTCGTGCATCTTCTGTGCTCTGAAG AGCATCTTTGCACAGTTCCAGTACAGCAGCGAAAAGGTTTTGCCCTCCGATGCTCTTCGCTGCGCTCTTGCCAAAACCTTCCAGGATGAGCAGCGATTCCAGCTCGGCATTATGGATGATGCGGCCGAGTGTTTT GAGAACATTCTCATGAGGATCCACTTTCACATCTCTGACGAGACCAAGGAGGACATCTGTACAGCCAAACACTGCATACCGCATCAGAAGTTTGCCATGACACTCTTTGAGCAG TGTGTGTGCAGCAATTGTGGAGCCTCTTCAGACCCCTTGCCCTTCATTCAGATGGTCCACTACATCTCTACCACCTCTCTGTG TAACCAGGCAGTCCGGATGCTGGAATGCCGGGAGAAACCCACCCCTGACATGTTCGGAGAACTGCTGAGAAACGCCAGCACCGTGGGAGACCTGCGCAACTGCCCG GGTAACTGTGGAGAGAAGCTCCGTATTCGACGTGTACTGATGAATTCCCCAGAAATCATCACCATTGGCTTGGTGTGGGACTCGGACCACTCTGACCTGGCTGAAGACGTCATCCATAGCTTGGGCACCGTTCTGCGACTTGGAGAT CTGTTTTACCGAGTGACGGAGGAGAAGGCAAAACAGGCGGAGCTCTACCTGGTTGGTGTGGTCTGTTACTATGGCAAACACTACTCCACTTTCTTCTTCCAGACCAAAAACCGCAAGTGGATTTACTTTGATGACGCTCATGTAAAAGAG ATTGGGCCCAAGTGGAAGGATGTGGTGTCCCGGTGTATAAAAGGGCATTACCAGCCGCTACTTCTGCTCTATGCTGACCCCCGGGGGACGCCGGTGTCGGCTCAGGACCTGGCTTCACGCCTAGATCTACACCACTACACTAAAGCATACTACGACAGTGAGGATTCAG GCCGTGAGCCTTCCATTTCCAGTGACACACGGACAGATTCCTCCACTGACAGCTACAGCTATAAACCTTCTCACTCTCATCACGAGTCTATGGCTTCACACTTCTCCTCTGACTCCCAAGGAACCGTCATCTGTAACCCTGACAACGACTCTGCCTCACACAGCAGCCTTGAAACCACAG GTCCTTCATCCGACAACGATCCAGTTCAACGCCACACCCTCCGAAAAGACGGGCTCCTGGACAGGAAAGGAGGGATCTTGGACAGAAAACGCAGTGCCAGCAGGCCGCGGAAATTTGAGGGCCGTAGTGATTTAAGAAGTCGATCCTCTAAGACAGATGAGGTGCTGTCTGCTGGCTACCACAGTGAAG GCGAGACTTTAAAAGAACAGCAGGTTCCTCGTTCCCTACCTAAGCCTAGCTCCAGCAGACTCAGAGACTTTAAGGAGACCATGAGCAACATTATCCATAACCGGCCACTTTCTGCATCATCTTCGAGCTCCGTGGGCCCGCCTGACTCCACCGCCAAGCCCCGGGACTGGGAAGCAGACAGCACCAGCAGCGAGTCCAAGTCCAGCTCGTCAGGCGGACGCTATCGGCCACCATGGAAACCTCGTCGTGAGACCCTTAATATCGACAGCATCTTCAGTAGAGAAAGGCGAAAACAGCATGGGTACACCCCTCTGGGAGCTCTGCTGTCTGAAGACAGTGACCCTCAGGGGGAGTTGTCCGACTCCGTGGAGCAGACCACTTTTCGAAGCCTGCCAGGACCCCTAAGAAGAGCGTCAGAGCAACCTCCACGGCTCATCCAGAGGATGGAGAGCGGCTATGAGAGCAGTGAGAGGAACAGCAACAGCCCTGTCAGTCTCGACATGCCGGTCAGTGAGGGCACCAGTAATGGCACGCACAG CTTACGAGATGCAGGGTTAAAAAAGCCTCCAGCTGATGTGAACCCATCATGGAAGACTGTCACCAAATCCAAGAGCAGCAGCTCCCTATTGCAGGATGTCAAAGCGTCAGTCAAGGGCAGCAGTCACATGAGTTTAG CAGCGGGTGGGGGCCGCAGTGAACTCGATGAGCTGCAGGAAGAAGTCGCTCGCAGGGCGAGGGAGCAAGAGATGCAGAGACTAAAGGAAAAGGAGAAAGAGGCAGCCATGGGCTTCAATCCCAGACCCAGCAAGTTCATGGATCTGGATGAACTCCAGAGCCAAG CTAAACTCAGGCATACCTTGCATGAGAGCAGCGCTAACACTCAGGGCAGGATGCAAAAGTGCATGAGGAGAGCACGAGGTGTTCAGCAACGCTTGCAGCAGAAGCAACTGGAAGAAGAGAAGATGCAGAAACAGCCTCTCAG TGACCAGCCTGTCCCGGTCCCAGTACTTCTGACAAATGTTAAAGAAGACAATGAGAAGGACATTTCAGAAGATACATTAAGACCACAATCACCTCTTCACATGAAATCTCAGTCTACAATTACCCCAGTTACTGAAGCCCCCAGCAATCCTGATGCGACCCACAATATAGACCCGCACTTACAGGGCAGCGTAGGTAACCTTACTCCCCTCGCTGTTACAGAAAATGGACAACACTTACACACACGGGGTCCCATGACCCTCTCAAACTCTCATTTACAGACTTCTAGCAAACCCAGTTCTGCCACAAAGCCTGTGATTGCAGTGAATGGCTTTGAGGGTCATGTCCAGCCCTCTTCTCAGCCCAACAACACGCCCTGTAGTCCATCTCAATTTAGCAGTCAGCGACCACCAATGTCACAAACCCTAAGTGCCCACCACACAACTATTGTCACTGATAACAGCAATTCTGAGGACAGGCAAGAAAACTCATTACAAAAGGCTCTCTCTCAGACGTATCGACCCCAAAGCCATGTTGCGGATGCCTGTCAAAAATCGAACTCCAGGAACTGGTCTTGCCGTAGTTTGGAGCGACCTGGTCGCCATCCCACTGCAGCTGAGTCCTCGGTGCACTCTCCAGTAGACCTTCGCTCTCCATCTTCCCCCTGTACTCCGTCCCTGTCTTCGGCTCTGGAGCAACGGCCAACTGCCCCCATGCCCGTAGAGCGCTGGGCTGAGAATGTCAATCGATACTACAATTCCCAGAATTCTGCACATTCAGGACGTGGCTCACCGTGTGAAGAGCTGTCTGAGCTGGATTCTCTGTATCAGGCCAGCTTGAAGGCTTCCAGCGTGCCCAGAGCCCCACGAGGTCCCAGCCCTCAGCTTGCCAACAGATCAG GTCCTGCTGCTTTTCGAAAGCACACAGCTGGACTCTCTGCCACAATTGGCCGTTCCAAAACTCCCACAGCAGAGATTGAGAGATCTGCCTATAGGACACCAGCATACAGCAGTAAACCTGTTCAGAAG AATGTGTCTGCTGCAGTCTATGGTGCACGATCACGTGAGGATGAATCATCATACAGTGCTGAAAACCTGCGACGAATTGCTCGCAGTCTCAGTGGGACTGTCATCGGAGGGCGAGCTGACAGCGTTGCCCCATCTCGCAGCTTT gaCCCCCCTGTGTCCAGGATACCCAAGCATGTGAACATGCAACCCCCTGCACATCGCTCCAGCACCTCCCTGCATGTTTTACCCCCTCCTTCCCACAATCCTCCTATGTTTGCAAACGACCAATACCTTCACCCAAGCCATCGGCACCCCCCTGCCCCTTCATCACACCTGCACCAGCAGACTATGAGACCTTCTCGTGGACCGTCAG GAGATTGCCACAAGGCCAACAAGTTTCTGGCTGTGCTTGACGGGGGTGAAGCGCTCCCCTATGAAAGCTACCACAACGTGGCACTGAGCTACGGGACACTTCCCAGGGCTCTTCGTAGGTCAACTTCATCTGGACCTTTGGAGCCCTCAGCTGGTCAAGGGTCTCGGAGCTACACGGACACGGCCTACGCTACGCTGTCTCGTTCTCACCGTACCGCGCCGCCGAGCAGAACAGTAGATGGTGTTTACAGACAGCCCCACCAGCAATCCAGTCGTGCTCCTTCAAACACCCCACATTTTGCCCCAGTCCCACAACATTTCAGCCATCACCACTCGCATTTGTCCTTTGAGCCCTCTGCCCAGCCCGTCCGCCTAGATGTGCCCCCAGAGAAAGACTGGATGGCTGGAGACCGCCGGATTGCTTCCAGAGACACTCGTGTCATCCACAGGCCTGCAGAACCTCGAGGTGGGGCCTCCCGTGGCCCTCCTAGTTATCTTTGCTCCTTGTGCAAGAGAAACCCAGCAGAGCCTTCCAGAAGCTACTGTCAGAGCTGCAGAGCCCACGTGAACCACTACAAGATGACCCGCTGA
- the usp54a gene encoding inactive ubiquitin carboxyl-terminal hydrolase 54a isoform X6: MSWKRNYFASGSSGLQGIFTPRTMTSIAPSKGLINEPGQNSCFLNSALQVLWHLDIFRRSFRQLTTHKCMEDSCIFCALKSIFAQFQYSSEKVLPSDALRCALAKTFQDEQRFQLGIMDDAAECFENILMRIHFHISDETKEDICTAKHCIPHQKFAMTLFEQCVCSNCGASSDPLPFIQMVHYISTTSLCNQAVRMLECREKPTPDMFGELLRNASTVGDLRNCPGNCGEKLRIRRVLMNSPEIITIGLVWDSDHSDLAEDVIHSLGTVLRLGDLFYRVTEEKAKQAELYLVGVVCYYGKHYSTFFFQTKNRKWIYFDDAHVKEIGPKWKDVVSRCIKGHYQPLLLLYADPRGTPVSAQDLASRLDLHHYTKAYYDSEDSGREPSISSDTRTDSSTDSYSYKPSHSHHESMASHFSSDSQGTVICNPDNDSASHSSLETTGPSSDNDPVQRHTLRKDGLLDRKGGILDRKRSASRPRKFEGRSDLRSRSSKTDEVLSAGYHSEGETLKEQQVPRSLPKPSSSRLRDFKETMSNIIHNRPLSASSSSSVGPPDSTAKPRDWEADSTSSESKSSSSGGRYRPPWKPRRETLNIDSIFSRERRKQHGYTPLGALLSEDSDPQGELSDSVEQTTFRSLPGPLRRASEQPPRLIQRMESGYESSERNSNSPVSLDMPVSEGTSNGTHSLRDAGLKKPPADVNPSWKTVTKSKSSSSLLQDVKASVKGSSHMSLAGGGRSELDELQEEVARRAREQEMQRLKEKEKEAAMGFNPRPSKFMDLDELQSQGKGEGFERCVLEAESLLDQSLRLEQAGEVATALSVVNEAMSKLRHTLHESSANTQGRMQKCMRRARGVQQRLQQKQLEEEKMQKQPLSDQPVPVPVLLTNVKEDNEKDISEDTLRPQSPLHMKSQSTITPVTEAPSNPDATHNIDPHLQGSVGNLTPLAVTENGQHLHTRGPMTLSNSHLQTSSKPSSATKPVIAVNGFEGHVQPSSQPNNTPCSPSQFSSQRPPMSQTLSAHHTTIVTDNSNSEDRQENSLQKALSQTYRPQSHVADACQKSNSRNWSCRSLERPGRHPTAAESSVHSPVDLRSPSSPCTPSLSSALEQRPTAPMPVERWAENVNRYYNSQNSAHSGRGSPCEELSELDSLYQASLKASSVPRAPRGPSPQLANRSGPAAFRKHTAGLSATIGRSKTPTAEIERSAYRTPAYSSKPVQKNVSAAVYGARSREDESSYSAENLRRIARSLSGTVIGGRADSVAPSRSFEIATRPTSFWLCLTGVKRSPMKATTTWH, from the exons ATGTCATGGAAAAGAAACTACTTTGCATCTGGCAGCAGTGGGTTACAAGGGATATTTACCCCACGCACCATGACATCAATCGCCCCCAGCAAAGGACTCATCAACGAGCCGGGACAGAACAGCTGCTTTCTGAACAGCGCTCTACAG GTTCTCTGGCATCTGGATATCTTCCGCAGAAGTTTCCGGCAACTCACAACGCACAAGTGCATGGAGGACTCGTGCATCTTCTGTGCTCTGAAG AGCATCTTTGCACAGTTCCAGTACAGCAGCGAAAAGGTTTTGCCCTCCGATGCTCTTCGCTGCGCTCTTGCCAAAACCTTCCAGGATGAGCAGCGATTCCAGCTCGGCATTATGGATGATGCGGCCGAGTGTTTT GAGAACATTCTCATGAGGATCCACTTTCACATCTCTGACGAGACCAAGGAGGACATCTGTACAGCCAAACACTGCATACCGCATCAGAAGTTTGCCATGACACTCTTTGAGCAG TGTGTGTGCAGCAATTGTGGAGCCTCTTCAGACCCCTTGCCCTTCATTCAGATGGTCCACTACATCTCTACCACCTCTCTGTG TAACCAGGCAGTCCGGATGCTGGAATGCCGGGAGAAACCCACCCCTGACATGTTCGGAGAACTGCTGAGAAACGCCAGCACCGTGGGAGACCTGCGCAACTGCCCG GGTAACTGTGGAGAGAAGCTCCGTATTCGACGTGTACTGATGAATTCCCCAGAAATCATCACCATTGGCTTGGTGTGGGACTCGGACCACTCTGACCTGGCTGAAGACGTCATCCATAGCTTGGGCACCGTTCTGCGACTTGGAGAT CTGTTTTACCGAGTGACGGAGGAGAAGGCAAAACAGGCGGAGCTCTACCTGGTTGGTGTGGTCTGTTACTATGGCAAACACTACTCCACTTTCTTCTTCCAGACCAAAAACCGCAAGTGGATTTACTTTGATGACGCTCATGTAAAAGAG ATTGGGCCCAAGTGGAAGGATGTGGTGTCCCGGTGTATAAAAGGGCATTACCAGCCGCTACTTCTGCTCTATGCTGACCCCCGGGGGACGCCGGTGTCGGCTCAGGACCTGGCTTCACGCCTAGATCTACACCACTACACTAAAGCATACTACGACAGTGAGGATTCAG GCCGTGAGCCTTCCATTTCCAGTGACACACGGACAGATTCCTCCACTGACAGCTACAGCTATAAACCTTCTCACTCTCATCACGAGTCTATGGCTTCACACTTCTCCTCTGACTCCCAAGGAACCGTCATCTGTAACCCTGACAACGACTCTGCCTCACACAGCAGCCTTGAAACCACAG GTCCTTCATCCGACAACGATCCAGTTCAACGCCACACCCTCCGAAAAGACGGGCTCCTGGACAGGAAAGGAGGGATCTTGGACAGAAAACGCAGTGCCAGCAGGCCGCGGAAATTTGAGGGCCGTAGTGATTTAAGAAGTCGATCCTCTAAGACAGATGAGGTGCTGTCTGCTGGCTACCACAGTGAAG GCGAGACTTTAAAAGAACAGCAGGTTCCTCGTTCCCTACCTAAGCCTAGCTCCAGCAGACTCAGAGACTTTAAGGAGACCATGAGCAACATTATCCATAACCGGCCACTTTCTGCATCATCTTCGAGCTCCGTGGGCCCGCCTGACTCCACCGCCAAGCCCCGGGACTGGGAAGCAGACAGCACCAGCAGCGAGTCCAAGTCCAGCTCGTCAGGCGGACGCTATCGGCCACCATGGAAACCTCGTCGTGAGACCCTTAATATCGACAGCATCTTCAGTAGAGAAAGGCGAAAACAGCATGGGTACACCCCTCTGGGAGCTCTGCTGTCTGAAGACAGTGACCCTCAGGGGGAGTTGTCCGACTCCGTGGAGCAGACCACTTTTCGAAGCCTGCCAGGACCCCTAAGAAGAGCGTCAGAGCAACCTCCACGGCTCATCCAGAGGATGGAGAGCGGCTATGAGAGCAGTGAGAGGAACAGCAACAGCCCTGTCAGTCTCGACATGCCGGTCAGTGAGGGCACCAGTAATGGCACGCACAG CTTACGAGATGCAGGGTTAAAAAAGCCTCCAGCTGATGTGAACCCATCATGGAAGACTGTCACCAAATCCAAGAGCAGCAGCTCCCTATTGCAGGATGTCAAAGCGTCAGTCAAGGGCAGCAGTCACATGAGTTTAG CGGGTGGGGGCCGCAGTGAACTCGATGAGCTGCAGGAAGAAGTCGCTCGCAGGGCGAGGGAGCAAGAGATGCAGAGACTAAAGGAAAAGGAGAAAGAGGCAGCCATGGGCTTCAATCCCAGACCCAGCAAGTTCATGGATCTGGATGAACTCCAGAGCCAAG GGAAAGGGGAAGGCTTTGAGAGGTGTGTGTTGGAGGCAGAGTCTCTTTTAGACCAGTCTCTGAGGCTGGAGCAGGCGGGAGAGGTGGCTACCGCTCTGTCTGTGGTTAATGAAGCTATGT CTAAACTCAGGCATACCTTGCATGAGAGCAGCGCTAACACTCAGGGCAGGATGCAAAAGTGCATGAGGAGAGCACGAGGTGTTCAGCAACGCTTGCAGCAGAAGCAACTGGAAGAAGAGAAGATGCAGAAACAGCCTCTCAG TGACCAGCCTGTCCCGGTCCCAGTACTTCTGACAAATGTTAAAGAAGACAATGAGAAGGACATTTCAGAAGATACATTAAGACCACAATCACCTCTTCACATGAAATCTCAGTCTACAATTACCCCAGTTACTGAAGCCCCCAGCAATCCTGATGCGACCCACAATATAGACCCGCACTTACAGGGCAGCGTAGGTAACCTTACTCCCCTCGCTGTTACAGAAAATGGACAACACTTACACACACGGGGTCCCATGACCCTCTCAAACTCTCATTTACAGACTTCTAGCAAACCCAGTTCTGCCACAAAGCCTGTGATTGCAGTGAATGGCTTTGAGGGTCATGTCCAGCCCTCTTCTCAGCCCAACAACACGCCCTGTAGTCCATCTCAATTTAGCAGTCAGCGACCACCAATGTCACAAACCCTAAGTGCCCACCACACAACTATTGTCACTGATAACAGCAATTCTGAGGACAGGCAAGAAAACTCATTACAAAAGGCTCTCTCTCAGACGTATCGACCCCAAAGCCATGTTGCGGATGCCTGTCAAAAATCGAACTCCAGGAACTGGTCTTGCCGTAGTTTGGAGCGACCTGGTCGCCATCCCACTGCAGCTGAGTCCTCGGTGCACTCTCCAGTAGACCTTCGCTCTCCATCTTCCCCCTGTACTCCGTCCCTGTCTTCGGCTCTGGAGCAACGGCCAACTGCCCCCATGCCCGTAGAGCGCTGGGCTGAGAATGTCAATCGATACTACAATTCCCAGAATTCTGCACATTCAGGACGTGGCTCACCGTGTGAAGAGCTGTCTGAGCTGGATTCTCTGTATCAGGCCAGCTTGAAGGCTTCCAGCGTGCCCAGAGCCCCACGAGGTCCCAGCCCTCAGCTTGCCAACAGATCAG GTCCTGCTGCTTTTCGAAAGCACACAGCTGGACTCTCTGCCACAATTGGCCGTTCCAAAACTCCCACAGCAGAGATTGAGAGATCTGCCTATAGGACACCAGCATACAGCAGTAAACCTGTTCAGAAG AATGTGTCTGCTGCAGTCTATGGTGCACGATCACGTGAGGATGAATCATCATACAGTGCTGAAAACCTGCGACGAATTGCTCGCAGTCTCAGTGGGACTGTCATCGGAGGGCGAGCTGACAGCGTTGCCCCATCTCGCAGCTTT GAGATTGCCACAAGGCCAACAAGTTTCTGGCTGTGCTTGACGGGGGTGAAGCGCTCCCCTATGAAAGCTACCACAACGTGGCACTGA